A window of Chanos chanos chromosome 15, fChaCha1.1, whole genome shotgun sequence genomic DNA:
CACTCTttcctacagacacacatgaatacagagATAATTACTTTTTCACGCACACTAAATCTCCTTCTCAGACAGATATgtacagtacaacacacactcacatcctcatctgtacacacacacacatacatgttccctctcatatacacacataaaattctctctctctctctctctctctctctctctctctctctctcacacacacacagagtcctgttCTACTTATTTGAGTGTGTCTAGTCGACAATGTGGAtccttctttctgtcagagagcagcttcagtcctgagtctcctgggtgattataactcagatccagctctctcaggtgtgaggggtttaaactcagagctgaagccagagaagtgCAGCCTTATTCTGTCACTAAACAGCAAGAcaacctagagagagagagagacagagagagagagacaaagagaggaagagagagagaaaggatacAATTTTAATGAGATGGagtatgtatgaatgttttAGTGAGTGTAATCCATAAGGCTGAGAATGGGGTGTCCTGTCTGTTATATGAAAATAACTTCCCTtctctaaaagagagagaacagaatttactgatcaaaacacatttctcaaatGACATAAATCCTCTCTGTACTGCATAGTTAAGCAGACACTCAAATCTGTATCTGGACCAATGGGAAAGTGGTCATTAGCCTGTAGAGAACTGCACTGCTGAGTTTTCTGACTTCATTCTGGTCGTTTTAGCTTCTTAATTCTCACTCCTATGAGACCTGCACTTTTATCTCACTGAACTTTAGCTGAAGAGTCTTTTCATATGAGACCAGACTCCTGTTAAGAGTCAGAACATCttcctgtcactgtcacatcatcagtgtctgctgataaaaacacatttagtcTCTTGCTGTTTGAAATCCCTTTATGTCCCGTCTCAGTCTCCACAGAAGAGACTCAACAGTGAGGCTGTATAGATGCCCTGAGAGTGGTGACACTGATAAACTGCTGATTTAAACACAAGAGCAGCACAGGAAACAAACTCATCCTTATGGTTATGACTGCTGACAACTCACCATCTAAGAACAAGATTAGGACAGGAACAacataaatgagagagagattttagggTTTGGGATGTGAACCTAAAcgttttaaatgaaacagtcGCTGATGTGGTCAGTGTAGTTTTCAGAGCAGCAAAGAGCACATTTTAACTGttggaatatttttttccttttctccagaAAGACTGAGATGTGATTAACTGTATGGGGTACAGTTTTCACTTTTTATGGACTatagtttctttgttttcccttcTAGTCAGCATTTAAATGGATAAAGTAATGGTAATAACAGTTACCATAGCACACACTGACAATATTTTGTTCTTTAGAAGGGATGCTGgtttgaaacacacacgcacacgcgcgcacacacacacacacacacacacacacacacacacacaccatacctCTCAAACATCATGAATATTGTATTTACAATAAAAgactaacactgacctcagtatctccactttacagtgtggattatccagtccaacacagagaaacttcattCTTGAACCCTGAAgctcattgttactcaggtccagttctctcaggggacagtttactgactgtagaactgaggctacagcttcacaggactgttcactgagattacaaccagcaagtctggagagagagagagagagagagagagagagagagagagagagagagagagacagtgatgacaAACAGATATAATTACATATTCACAGTCATATTCACCAAACACTCTATgcctgagaaccctccagatctgctcctttacctagtggagagctgttagcaaaaggcttggctaaacagatacgttttcagccttgacttaaacatagagactgtgtctgagtcccgAACactaattgggaggctgttccataattgtggggctctgtaagagaggGCTCACGGTGAATACACTGTAAAAGCTGTAATggttttaatgtaatgtaaatatgtgtaaagcTGTAATggttttaatgtaatgtaaatatcAATTTAATGTAAATATCAGTCTAAATAGGCTACCAAACATTTCTGGGCCATGAACAGGGCCTGGTTCTGAAATCCGGCccatttaaatgtgtaattgAAAAGCCCTGGCCTATGTACTGTGGTATCAGACCTGCTGAAACTGAGGAGactaaaaataatgacaaaaacagagataataatgTATAACACACAACCTGCATATTTTATATGCACCGATATTTTACTGCCCATCATCCATATACTGTACTGTCATGTATGTAAGTTCACCTGCATCAATCTATTCCCTCCTGTAATGATTATGGTATATAATATTTCATGAATAAtctaatcatttcaaaattgaaaacaaactgagaataTTTCCAAAAACAGCTACCTGTACCTGGGAACACGGCCTAGATCAgaggtgggcaaatccagtcctggagggctggTGTCCtaccggtttttgttttcacctcttagctacctgttgattttcactttgaaaacaagtgtgcatgctcttcagccaatcagagactgtatttagttggtcgacaagaaaaacagcaggaccattgccctccaggaccagatttgcccacccctggccTAGATCATCCACACTTCATTTTCCCTTCAAGCAATGCAACTATAAGAGTGTTACTTTACAAATGTGTGAAactaaaaactcacagagcttttctgcagcacctcacagctgggaccagtctcctacgaccctcatctgatgtgttgtattttgcaattttgttattttttcaggTCAAattcatccagcacctcctctgacatctgaAGCATGTAAGCCAGTGCCGAACACCGTGCATGTGTGAGCTTTGTTTTATACTTCTTTGATTTAAGAAACGCTTGAATTTCCTCTTGAACTGAGCAATCATTAATTTCAGTCAAGCAGTGCAGTAGGTTGATGCATCTTTCAGGATTAGCATTCTTTTTATGGATCACTTTGAGGTTTCAGATTGTTTTCTTAATGCCCTCTgggttgttctctgtgtgtgtcagtagaccTTGTAGAAGTTTCTGATTGGACTCCAGGGATATTCCATGAAGGAAGCGAATGAACAGATCTAAGTGCCCATTCTTACTCTCCAGGGCTTTATCCACTGTCCCCTTAAGCAACACGTCCAAGGAAACAttctctgacacagctctggtctttgtctTCAGAAAATAGTTCAGTGCCTCCATGTTCTTGCTTAtatagcagtaaaacacatagagagcagcaaagaactcttgaacactcagatgcacaaagcagtagaccttcttctgaTGAAACACAActtcctccttaaagatctctgtgcaaatcccagagtacactgtggcatcactcacatcaatgccacattctctcagatcctcttcataaaacatgacattaccCTTTAACAACTGTTTGAAAGCCTGCTCAGCAAGTTTCAGAAAAATTTCCCTGCTTGATTCTAGAAGGTTTTTTGGGTTGATCTCATGTTTCTGGGcgtatttctgttttttcatgtttgtctgaatgagcaggaagtaTGTGTGCATCTCGgtcagagttttagggatctctttctcacagtcttGACGTAGCATTTCCTGAAggacagtggctgaaatccaacagaacactgggatgtgacacatgatgtggaggctccttgatgttttgatgtgtgagatgattctgttggcttgagtctcatcactgactctttttctgaagtattcctctttctgtgaatcattaAATCCTAAAttctgtcacacgactgatgaactgagagggattctgattggctgctgctggtttggaggttatccagatgagtgcagagggaagaagatttccttgaATGTGGTTTGATATCAGTATATGTACTGGTGATGGTgtggtcacatcacacaacctCTGAGAGAAATCCAACTGAAGATGACTCTCATCTAAACCGTCACAGATTTTACAAACATCATGGCCATTCATGGCTGTTCCTGTTGTCTCCATGAACTGAATAAACAATGTCGTCAATGAAATCTTGTCTACTGTCATGTCATGACGTCCCCAAGAGGAAGCTCTGGTTGAAATCATGTGATTGGAAAGTTTTGGGACTTTTTGAAATGCAACACAAACGGAGCCAAATGGACCAGTGGAGAGTGACCTTAAGACACAAAAACGTTACATTATTAAAGCGATTCAGTTATGAGTTTCATGTTAAAGGTGTGATTACTCTCGGTGTGTTTATATGCGGTAAACCAAACACgacaagagagaaaatgacgACACCACGGACTAAAACTATGACAGCTTAATCTGTATGCTTCTAAGTGACAGTAATGGCAGTTTTGGAATAATAGTGTCTTATACTAGTGTCTTATTCTCTTATAAAAGAATACTTTATATATCTTCGAGAGATTCCATTGTGGTTGATATGTTGCTCTCTCAAATATAAATTTGTTAAATTAATCAGATAATCCAAGTAGGACATCAGAAATGTTGTTCCTCATTACCCAATGGGTCGAGAGTTAACTTGCGTAACTCCAAATTAAGTCGTGGACTCCAAAACAACAGTATTATAAACCTACACCAAAGATCATCCATCTTTGTAGCTTGTGCAGAACGGATCGTGCTTCCGGGATGGATCGTGTACTTACAGACCTCTCAGAagtgtgaaaactctgagttagtcaactcagagcaagtagtaaaccgcCTAATAGAAGAACCCTATGACTTttttttgctaggagaatgaagccagagggcccttctattaggaggtttactacttactctgagttaactaactctgagttttcactaaacccgttTTCTGGAACACCTCACAGGTCAGTCGAAAACActaacttaaacacacacacacacacacacacacacacacacacacacacacgacatacCCAGCATGGCTAGCTAAGTAGCTATTAACAGTGTGACTGTAGGCTGCACTGTTTGCACGTCTTCCTTCTTCGTGGAGGAATCATATCATAGCAATGAGTGCAACATAGGGATCATTTAAGCAATATCACGAGACagggagtgctgttatactgacTGTCAGCGCAGCTGTGATTCGGTCGTCATTGGTTACTCTGAAGTAGCTATGTGGTGCCAGGGTGAAAGAAAATTTGCTGTGAGTTAAAGCATTTATACAGAGGCATGTGTTTGGACTTTCGTATTATTCTTGCAGTTATGTAGCCAGTGTTCAATTTCATTGACTCAGTGTATAGATGTGTTGTGCTGTTTGCTTTATGAATAACAGTGAGTGAATATTGTAATCTAAAATGTTTTACTCACTTATATTGTTGTAGCTTATGTTCaatttcagtgaatgtgtgtgtgtgtgtgtgtgtgtgtgtgtgtgtgtgtgtgtgagactgtatcTTGGAGACTGTATCTTAGAGACTGTGCCTTAGAGACTATGACTTAGAGACTCTAATTTCTCAAATGAAAAACCTACAATTTAGTAACTGCATCCGTGGGAGGAAGAAAACCCAAATGCTGGAAAATTAAGatattaaacttaaaaaaaaacaaaaacaaaaaaaaacatctctcacCATATTTTGTAAACGTCGGGGGAAAATCACATCTgttaaatgatgaaaacatgtcatggtaataaaaacatttttataaaggTATTAAATTGAATTCTGTTGTAAATTGAGTGGCCTCTACACACGCACATGGAAGAAAGAGAACTTGGAAAGAAATTATTCATCcaaacatgttaaaaacatttgttaaacatttcacacatttattaagacctgaaaatatttcacagatatttttgttattaggcattttgacagacagacattttgaaaaaggacaCAATAACCAGAGCTCACATGATGTCTGTCCCAGTCCATACACACTCGGATGACGGAcgggcaggtgtgtgtgtgtgtattatcgTAAAGGTATGtatctggctgtgtgtgtgtgtgtattatcttACAGGTATGTATGTGACtatgtaaattgtaaatggtAAATCTCTGCGATCCCACACAtactgaacagtgagcagtgaatttgtcctctgcatttaacccatccaacaaaccagtagtgaacacacacacacacaccagatgcaggagcagtgggtggcattagggttaagtgccttgcccaagggcacacagctgtggatgtcgGTCCTGGCAATCCTCCGGTCAtgagcctggttctctaaccccTAGACCACGGCTGCCTAAAACGAATCGTTGTTGGCAGGATTCGAACCTGCGCGGGGAAACCCCAATGGATTTCTcgtccatcgccttaaccactcggccacaacaaccacaacaactatgtgtgtgtgtgtttgtgtgtgtgttatcttacAGGTATGTATCtggctatatgtgtgtgtgtgtggggtgtgtgtacgcgcgcatATATATTATCTTTATAATACATAAACCAACTGAACCAACCAAACCAATGTTTAGAGTTTTGCTGTTGTGTTCAGTAACAACAGAGCTGTAAGAGGCCAGGAAAATTCATGGACTGGACCCACTGGTTTGGTAATTTATGTCTGTAAAAGATTATTTTACTTGGTTCGCTGACTCATAAAGTCCCCCgcccccaactctctctctctctccttctctctctctttccctgtgtctgtctgtcctagAGGTTTGGCAGGTGTTTTGGCTCAGGTATAGTTAAGTAATCTAACACTCTCAGGCCAGATTTGACTGACATCTCCAAGAGAGACTCCCcctccacttcctcttcctcttgtcCTTGACAACTCATCGTTATGGTAACTGTTGCTGGGACAATCTTGAGAGGGCAGGAGACACAGGAGGTGGAGAAATAGGGGAAGAGCTTCTCAGAGAAAGTGTGCATGAACGTGTAAAGGTGTCTGCCATTGTCTGGGTCTGAGAAGTTCACGCGATGTCTGTCCCAGTCCAGACACACTCGGACACGACGTGGCCGTCTTGGGGGGGGCGTAGTTTGGTGGGGAACGCTGGGGGCGACCAGGAGACGGACGGACGGAGACTCCAACGCCTCGTATAGGCCGCGGCGTAAGGACATGCCCCAGATTCTGTTCTCTGGGCATGCAGCCACCAGAGACTTCCTCGAAACGGAAGCACCGGCCACGCCCACAATCCAGTCGGAGCTGTCGCCGACCTCCACCACCCAGTTATGAGAACCTGAGTCAAAGCCCTCAAAGCCCAGCATCTCCCCGCAGCAGGTAAAACGCTCAGCGGTGTCTGGAAGCTTCTGATCTTCATCATCAGCAtgatcatcctcatcctcaccaGAGTCCCTGACAGTGGTCAGGTCATCGGAAACCAGCAGGAAAGAGTTGGCAGTGTTTGGATTGAGAGTGACTGGagctaaaagagagaaagaaaatgagtgacaGCATACGTTTACTGTCctgcccaacacacacacacacacacacacacagagatagagagagagagagagagagagagagagagagagagagagagagagagctgtactGACTGTATGGAGTGATCTGCTGCATCTTATTCCAGACTCTGAATCTCAGGTTCCCCACGTGTTCAGACACATTAATCAGAGAACTTTTCACCTTCTCAGGGCTCTGTTTACACTGCCATATTCTAcaacaacatttacacacacacacacacgcacacgcaaacattAGAAACACTTTCCCAAGAGTACAGAACACCAAAACAttgtggaaacagagagagagagagagagagagggagggagagagagagagagattttttaccTTTTCATAGTAAACTGGTATTTCTGTAAAAAGACATTAGATATTTTCAGGTTGTTTCTGTGGTCCTGAAGAAGAGGAGCCAAACATATgtgtcacaaatacacaaaagtgACCTCAGGAGCTTTGACCTCATACCTGCAGAAAGGTCACCCCCTCCAGCCGAGAGTCTCGTTCAGTGGTCTTCACTGTGTAGAGGAGAGGCCACatcttttttcttattctgtCAATCCTCTCTTTCAGCATccctctcttctgctcctcttcctccctcagtgcCGCTATCCtggcctcctcttcctccctgaggaactgatgaagtttctcaaactcctcctttatctgtctctctgtgctctgggcCTGGCTCTGACAtgacacaggaaaaacagagagaggaaagaggaaaatagatttgtgtgtgttgaatgagtTAAAAGAGCAGTTTACAGGTAAGAGTATGTTAATTCTGGTAATATgtaatagtttgtgtgtgt
This region includes:
- the LOC115828833 gene encoding nuclear factor 7, ovary-like; translated protein: MWPLLYTVKTTERDSRLEGVTFLQDHRNNLKISNVFLQKYQFTMKRIWQCKQSPEKVKSSLINVSEHVGNLRFRVWNKMQQITPYTPVTLNPNTANSFLLVSDDLTTVRDSGEDEDDHADDEDQKLPDTAERFTCCGEMLGFEGFDSGSHNWVVEVGDSSDWIVGVAGASVSRKSLVAACPENRIWGMSLRRGLYEALESPSVRLLVAPSVPHQTTPPPRRPRRVRVCLDWDRHRVNFSDPDNGRHLYTFMHTFSEKLFPYFSTSCVSCPLKIVPATVTITMSCQGQEEEEVEGESLLEMSVKSGLRVLDYLTIPEPKHLPNL